The nucleotide window taattcagttttaaaaagaaatctATTATAAGTTttccaaattaaaaattaaataaactaaagAGTCAGGCTCTTTAAACATCctataagaagaagaaagaggctTAAGTCATCGCTTCCAATGATAAAGGGGTTTTTTCATGTTCCACGAATGTTCGTCCCAAAAATTGTTGCAGaggatataaatataaatatgaaaaataacgTTATCTCCGGGGGAGTttaagtaataattttatatctaaaatatttgaaaaatagattttaaaattacatataaagtTGGTTTATGTTTTAAgtgttgattgaaattttactttACACCTTCAAGTATGGTTAGTTGCCCAGCCCCATACACATTTTTAAGTAACACATATATAATGGTGAATTGAATGACTTTCATCAAAAATTACATTGTGcagtaagaaaaaaatatttatatatatttaaatttagcaCATGAATTCATCCATATAATCTAATAGGAAATGAAACATAAGGCATCATGTAAAATGACTAGATTATTTGAGATTATCGGCTATACGAGCCGAAAGATTAGAGAACTCTTGGACCGCTTCGCTGAGTGGTTTGAGCTGGGAAGGTACTTCATCGAAACCATGGTTGCaagaaagagattcatgcactGCAAGAGATGAATACAAGCTTGTGTTTTTATAATCAGCAGACTTATAGAAATCATTGGAACGATTAAGATAATCAACGGCATCATTGTAATTTCTCAAGCAATTGGTCATTTGGGCTTTCACATTAGGATCTTTGATGGGTTGTTTAAGAATTGATTTAACCAACTTATAGGTAGATGTGGTATTATCTTGAGCTATATGAAGAACAGTAGAGAGAAGACCATGAATATCTCCTTTAGAGACAGAGGGGTCATTTCGAAGCATCTGAAAACAAAGTGGAGGAAAGAAGCTTCCGGGACAAATGTCATCAAGTATGTTTCCCTTCACATTTGGAAGAATTCCATATAGTGCTACTACAAAGGAGAGAAAGAACAATGAAGAGTACAAAGACTTTGacatttttttaccttttcattTCTTTGCACCCTCTAACACGcttttatagatttaaaaagtATCAAATATGAGATTAATgcaattcatatttatttatttattgtagaTTTAAAGGAGGAAAGTCAAATATGAGACTAATgcaattcattaaaataaaagaaaaacagtcaaatatgaaattattgcaatacattaaaataaaagagataagTCAAATATGAGACTAATgcaattcataaaataaaagaaaaatagtcaaatatgaAGTTAATgcaattcattaaaataaaagagaaaagtcAAATATGAGATCAATGcatttcattaaaattaaaagaaaaaagacaaatataaaaattaatgcatttcattaaaatataatagaaaaagtCAAATATGGcattaattaaattcatcattacaataaaataaaagttggatAAAAGAGACTAATGCAATTTTTTGAGATATACCAAATATGATATTCATGCAAGTATTTAAATGTAGCTTACAAACATTTAATACTTACATAATGAGTTTATGATTTTGTAATTTCATTGTAATCAtttaaagataattaaaaataagtttataaaatcatttaaattatattaaattcaatatatatcAGTCCAAATACATATTATGAATTAATATTGTTAGATTAATTATTTAAGTCCAAAAATTATGGAttagattaaattttaatttcattggAGCAGTCCATCGATTTGGGCTACAAATGAAGAGCCAACTTAGTTAAAACTCAATATGTCATGTCAGTTAAATCTGATGGGGTGAAGAGATGTTTGTTTTTATTGTAACTCCTCTATTCTACAACTTCAAACAGTGTGCTCATAACTCATAAGTAACACTAGGATTCAATGAGAAGCTAGAGAGAGCTCATGGatagaacaaaacatatttctCTACAAGTTACAAGTTCAAGAATACAAACACCCAAGCATTTAAGTTCAAGAACAACTCAATATTAAGACTACCATTTTCAAgaactagctcaaaagctcttGGTAGTACAcgtcaagatcaagttcatcaatattcaagatcaagctcaaagGACCTTGAGTCCAAGAACATATTCAATATTCACGATCATGCTTACAAGCCCttgaatttatactaaaaacGTGAATTGGAGGATTCATACAGATTGTAAAGCTCatatttgaaatcaaataaataCGATTGTTGTTATATATTTTAGTCTTGATTATTATTCTCTCAAAACAAATTTTACTGTCTACAAATTCTGGCAGGCCTAGTGGGAGAAATTGTACCTCTCATATCAACTATTCAAAACTTAtagaacatcaaaattatttctaTGAAGATCAACTCCTCATAAACTTCCTCTAATGCTACTAAGCATGTTGGCTCTATGTACTCTACTAAAGCAAAGGAGTCCTTAGCGTTACCTTTGGAAGTTTCAAAGCTTTTACAAGGAGTAAGACCAATATGCTAGGACAACAAACACGTAAAGTGTCGTCTACAtcaatattctattttgggttgTCAACCCAATAGGAGCAAGGGTCTTCTAGAAATTCTTCACAAGGAAAAAGCAGTGTTGCCCAAAAGATCAAGAACACTCTAGCTTCTCCACTTAAGCACTCCAATTCCAAGAAATCTTCTGCAAATAAGAACTATAATTCAGCCAATGAATCCTCCACACATGCATCACATGATATGTACCCTTTGAAGATTGACTTGCAAGATAATCTATGCTACTCCCCGATGTCCCAAACAATCAAGCAAGCAATTGTAACAGATGTTTCATCCATAGAGGAACAGCTTGCAAACTTGGCATAGAaaacttggcatataactctTGATCTTTGATATTTTAGAGGACTATTCTAAGATGATtggcatgatcttcttcattcctcgaGTAGATCAAGATGTCGTCgatgaatacaataacaaacatatccaGATACTGCTTAAAGACTTTGTTCATTAGATCCGTGAATCTTACAGGAGCGTttgtcaaaccaaaggacataacaaGGAACTCATAcagaccataacgggtcctaaatgttatttttaggatgtcactttctctcactttcaactgatgatagccaaatctgaggtctatcttagagaaacaagtggcaccctgaagttggtcgaaaaGGTCATGAATTCTCAGaaggggatatttattctttatggtgaccttgttcaactggcggtaatcgatacacatcctaagggaaccatctttctttctcacgaATAAGATTGGAGCGCCCCAAAGTGAGACACTAGgtcagatgaaacccttatcaagaagatctcttaactgctcttttaacttttataactcagctggagccattctaaatggcggaatagaaatgggttgagtatcaGGAAGGATATCTCTTCCAAAGTCTttttctctcttaggagggactctGGTAAGATCATCTAGAAGgacctctggaaactcactcacaactggaactaactgaataggtggtgtcttAACAccagagtcattaactcagactaagtaaTAAATGCACCCCTTAGagactaactttcttgccttaaggtatgaaataaaacgacccttagacACTactgaactactcctccactctaaAACTGTCTTATTaggaaactaaaacttgactactcgagttctacaatcgattgaggcataacaagcatgaagcctgtccatacctagaatgaaaTCACAATCCACCATGTATAGCTCAATTAAGCCACtcatggtgtctttgtgataAACATAGATAGTACAATCACGATAGGTTTTTTTGAATCCTTATGTAGCCAACAGGTGTGGAAACAGTGAAGGGCTTAAGAAGTTGTGCGGGGAAATACCAAACTTCATGGccacataaggagtcacaaaagataaactcacaCCCAAGTCAAGTAATACATACAAATCAATAGAAAATACTTTAAGCATACtgatgagtccaaatcttggactcatttagggccttatttgtataggtttagtgtcctcaaatgctcattttgtaccaataactgatgtaaagtCCTTGATTTTTAGGGTCATGAAttaaggaacaaagcatggacactaagtTGCAAAAGTAACAAAGTgagctgaaagaaggaagaaaagagagcccggtgatcgccaagtccatttgGCGACTTGTCGAGTGGCCTCAAtaaccgcctaaagttccactgtgccaagccctgaaggagaaaatcaagttggcgagaTAAGGGAGCAGTCG belongs to Solanum stenotomum isolate F172 chromosome 1, ASM1918654v1, whole genome shotgun sequence and includes:
- the LOC125875145 gene encoding pectinesterase inhibitor-like; its protein translation is MSKSLYSSLFFLSFVVALYGILPNVKGNILDDICPGSFFPPLCFQMLRNDPSVSKGDIHGLLSTVLHIAQDNTTSTYKLVKSILKQPIKDPNVKAQMTNCLRNYNDAVDYLNRSNDFYKSADYKNTSLYSSLAVHESLSCNHGFDEVPSQLKPLSEAVQEFSNLSARIADNLK